The Humidesulfovibrio mexicanus genome window below encodes:
- a CDS encoding pyridoxamine 5'-phosphate oxidase family protein, with translation MLKKIATLVQGAGHCVLATCGGEGAAPHTSLMSFCAADDCLEFWMASLADTRKHRNLLANPNASLLFDDRGLSGAAAGPSLALTVSARLAPFTSPELETLALGALAARHPALRDFLALEGVVPLRLQAVSFQLLSGLSDVFFIEAEKMLDAGTRRA, from the coding sequence ATGTTGAAGAAAATCGCGACGCTTGTCCAGGGGGCCGGGCACTGCGTGTTGGCCACCTGCGGCGGCGAAGGGGCCGCGCCCCACACCTCGCTTATGAGCTTTTGCGCGGCGGACGACTGTCTGGAATTCTGGATGGCCTCCCTGGCGGACACGCGCAAGCATCGAAACCTTTTGGCCAATCCGAACGCAAGCCTGCTTTTCGACGACCGGGGGCTTTCTGGCGCGGCGGCAGGGCCCTCCCTGGCGCTTACCGTGTCGGCGCGGCTCGCGCCGTTCACGTCGCCGGAGCTTGAGACCCTGGCCCTGGGCGCCCTGGCCGCCCGGCATCCCGCCCTGCGGGATTTTCTGGCCCTGGAAGGCGTTGTGCCGCTTCGGCTCCAGGCCGTCAGCTTCCAGCTGCTTTCCGGGCTCTCGGATGTTTTTTTCATCGAGGCAGAGAAAATGCTTGACGCTGGGACGCGTAGGGCTTAA
- a CDS encoding HD-GYP domain-containing protein, whose protein sequence is MTILIIDDEPGLRRSLSAHLEDLEYDTMEAANGLEGLEALRANRDRVRAVVVDLNMPVMDGYSFIGYASAEAPEIPIIVLSGVGIVEDALSAMRMGAWDFITKPLHNLNILDYTLDKAFERARLLKENKQYQENLERLVRERTRELEETRRQVMQRLSRAAEYKDNETGRHVIRVGQISRLLGRAMGMDEERSELLGECAPLHDVGKIGIPDEVLLKPGRLTQEEWDIMRKHCVYGCEILGPLDSKDEAHRLCSDPLLMREMSGNEQLNLARVLALCHHERWDGTGYPFGLSGEDIPLEARIVSVVDVYDALCSDRPYKQAMSPDKAGELIRAGAGTQFDPAVVEAFFQNQEEIIAIRERWSD, encoded by the coding sequence ATGACCATCCTCATCATCGACGACGAGCCGGGCTTGCGGCGTTCGCTTTCCGCGCACCTGGAGGACCTGGAGTACGACACCATGGAGGCCGCCAACGGCCTGGAAGGCCTGGAGGCCCTGCGCGCCAACCGCGACCGCGTGCGGGCCGTGGTGGTGGACCTGAACATGCCCGTCATGGATGGATATTCCTTCATCGGCTACGCCTCGGCAGAGGCGCCCGAGATCCCCATCATCGTGCTCTCTGGCGTGGGCATCGTGGAGGACGCGCTTTCGGCCATGCGCATGGGCGCCTGGGACTTCATCACCAAGCCCCTGCACAACCTGAACATCCTGGATTACACCCTGGACAAGGCCTTTGAGCGGGCGCGGCTCCTCAAGGAGAACAAGCAATACCAGGAAAATCTGGAGCGCCTGGTGCGCGAGCGCACCCGCGAGCTTGAGGAGACCCGCAGGCAGGTGATGCAGCGGCTTTCCCGCGCCGCGGAATACAAGGACAACGAGACCGGCCGCCACGTCATCCGCGTGGGGCAGATCAGCCGCCTGCTCGGCCGGGCCATGGGCATGGACGAGGAGCGCAGCGAGCTTCTGGGCGAATGCGCCCCCCTGCACGACGTGGGCAAGATCGGCATCCCCGACGAGGTGCTGCTCAAGCCGGGGCGGCTCACGCAGGAGGAATGGGACATCATGCGCAAGCATTGCGTGTACGGCTGCGAAATACTCGGGCCGCTGGACAGCAAGGACGAGGCGCACCGCCTGTGCTCCGACCCGCTGCTGATGCGCGAGATGTCCGGCAACGAGCAGCTGAACCTGGCGCGCGTGCTGGCCCTGTGCCACCACGAGCGTTGGGACGGCACGGGCTATCCCTTTGGCCTGTCCGGGGAAGACATCCCGCTGGAGGCGCGCATCGTCTCGGTTGTGGATGTGTACGACGCCCTGTGCAGCGACCGGCCCTACAAGCAGGCCATGAGCCCGGACAAGGCAGGCGAACTCATCCGCGCGGGGGCGGGCACCCAGTTCGACCCTGCCGTGGTGGAGGCCTTCTTCCAGAACCAGGAGGAGATCATCGCCATCCGTGAACGCTGGAGCGATTAG
- a CDS encoding ABC transporter substrate-binding protein, giving the protein MLRHTRYSRLVFSLAAILLLLSGLPAPLVADEHAHAARLAAQEPIRGQKTPQIFIVHSYTKDYPWTDAIEQGLRDGLRGAKARIETVYLDAKRDQSVENMRAKAKALLERIETSDPEIVIAVDDPAQIYLSAPYLRGRVRPQVIFCGVNAPLKNYGFPAANVSGVRERWHFRQSVELMQQISPRVKRVGLVTDDSETSIFLLAGIREEMAKAGPMSATIVGLNKVGTFQQWQRAVKSLQNRADALAVGLFHSLRDERTGQVVPPETIHAWTEAANRLPTIGFGEYARKHELLCGILSSGREQGALAAAMARSLLEHNNKAGELPVRINQKGVIYLNLKTAKRFGILVPFSLIEAAEVVAQ; this is encoded by the coding sequence ATGCTGCGACACACGCGATACAGTCGTCTCGTTTTTTCGCTGGCGGCGATTTTGCTGCTCCTGTCCGGCCTGCCCGCCCCCCTCGTCGCGGACGAACACGCGCACGCTGCGCGCCTCGCCGCCCAAGAGCCGATTCGCGGGCAGAAAACCCCGCAGATATTCATCGTGCACAGCTACACCAAGGATTACCCCTGGACCGACGCCATTGAGCAGGGCCTGCGAGACGGCCTGCGCGGGGCCAAGGCGCGCATCGAAACCGTCTACCTGGACGCCAAACGTGACCAATCCGTAGAGAACATGCGCGCCAAGGCCAAGGCTCTGCTTGAGCGCATCGAGACCTCCGACCCAGAGATTGTCATCGCGGTGGACGACCCCGCGCAGATTTACCTGAGCGCCCCCTACTTGCGGGGCCGGGTCAGACCGCAGGTCATCTTCTGCGGGGTCAACGCGCCCCTGAAGAACTACGGCTTCCCGGCGGCCAACGTTTCCGGCGTGCGCGAGCGCTGGCACTTCCGTCAAAGCGTGGAGCTGATGCAGCAGATCTCCCCGCGCGTGAAGCGCGTGGGCCTTGTCACCGACGATTCCGAAACCAGCATCTTTCTGCTGGCTGGCATTCGGGAGGAAATGGCTAAAGCCGGCCCCATGAGCGCCACGATCGTTGGGCTTAACAAGGTGGGCACCTTCCAACAGTGGCAACGCGCGGTAAAGAGCCTGCAAAACCGGGCAGATGCGCTTGCCGTTGGCCTGTTCCACTCCCTGCGCGACGAACGCACCGGCCAAGTGGTGCCCCCAGAGACAATCCATGCCTGGACCGAGGCGGCCAACCGACTGCCGACAATCGGATTCGGCGAATACGCCCGCAAGCACGAGCTGCTCTGCGGCATCCTGAGCTCCGGCCGGGAGCAGGGGGCGCTGGCGGCGGCCATGGCCCGCAGCCTACTGGAGCACAACAACAAGGCGGGCGAGCTGCCCGTGCGCATCAACCAGAAAGGCGTCATCTACCTCAACCTCAAGACGGCAAAACGCTTTGGAATCCTTGTTCCCTTTTCCCTCATCGAGGCTGCGGAGGTGGTGGCGCAATAG
- a CDS encoding response regulator, with the protein MTSPRIMIIDDEERIRQLLFDYLEDYGFSLRACVSAEEALETLTAEPADLCIVDMRLPGMDGRAFILAAQARGLCSKHILHTGSMDFALTPELTARGLGEEDVFFKPCDMALMLKRIRTLLNLPGDDA; encoded by the coding sequence GTGACCAGCCCACGCATCATGATCATCGACGACGAGGAGCGCATCCGCCAGCTTCTGTTCGACTATCTGGAAGACTACGGCTTTTCGCTGCGGGCCTGCGTGTCCGCCGAGGAAGCGCTGGAAACGCTTACGGCCGAACCGGCCGACCTGTGCATCGTGGACATGCGCCTGCCGGGAATGGACGGGCGGGCCTTCATCCTCGCCGCCCAGGCCAGGGGCTTGTGCTCAAAGCACATTCTGCACACGGGGTCCATGGACTTCGCCCTGACGCCGGAGCTTACGGCGCGCGGCCTGGGCGAGGAGGACGTCTTCTTCAAACCCTGCGACATGGCGCTCATGCTCAAGCGCATACGCACCCTGCTCAACCTTCCGGGAGACGACGCATGA
- a CDS encoding ABC transporter substrate-binding protein: MRWVLICLLLVQALFPGGSALGQTRAGQSPARVFVVHSYDAEYVWCQALNQGLRAALRGLPVELETVYLDAKHDLDQDSLRAKGMNALAKIFERRPAVVIAVDDAAQTHLVAPHLRNRGEPQVIFCGVNAPLSLYGYPAKNVSGVRERWHFRESFALLRKIQPSARRVALLTDMSESSGYVLDDMAEERRQGGPFAVKTVAVRRTDSFQQWQRLVRAAQKNADALALGIYLSLRDENTGAVVPGDTVAAWTDSANRLPTVGFADYVLRHGQMCGVLESAQEQGQLAGAMARQVLERGLAAGGLPVRVNTKGIVVVNLRTADRLKVQIPFEIIEAAEVVLK; this comes from the coding sequence ATGCGCTGGGTCCTGATCTGCCTGCTGCTTGTCCAAGCCCTGTTCCCAGGAGGGTCGGCCCTTGGGCAGACCCGCGCCGGACAGTCCCCCGCGCGGGTTTTCGTGGTGCACAGCTACGATGCGGAGTATGTCTGGTGCCAGGCGCTGAACCAGGGGCTGCGCGCGGCCCTGCGCGGCCTGCCGGTGGAGCTGGAGACCGTCTACCTCGACGCCAAGCACGACCTGGACCAGGACAGTCTGCGCGCCAAGGGCATGAACGCCCTTGCAAAAATTTTTGAACGCCGCCCGGCCGTGGTCATCGCCGTGGACGATGCGGCCCAGACGCACCTGGTCGCACCCCATTTGCGCAACCGGGGCGAACCGCAGGTGATCTTCTGCGGGGTCAACGCGCCCCTGTCCCTGTACGGCTATCCGGCAAAAAACGTCTCCGGCGTGCGCGAACGCTGGCACTTCCGCGAAAGCTTCGCCCTTTTGCGCAAAATACAGCCCTCCGCGCGGCGGGTGGCGCTCTTGACCGACATGTCCGAATCAAGCGGCTACGTCCTTGACGACATGGCCGAGGAACGCCGCCAGGGCGGCCCCTTCGCGGTGAAGACGGTCGCGGTGCGCCGTACGGACTCCTTCCAGCAGTGGCAGCGGCTGGTGCGCGCCGCCCAGAAGAACGCCGACGCCCTGGCCCTGGGCATCTATCTCTCCCTGCGCGACGAAAACACCGGCGCGGTGGTCCCTGGCGACACAGTGGCCGCCTGGACCGACTCGGCCAACCGTCTGCCCACCGTGGGTTTCGCGGACTATGTGCTCAGGCACGGCCAGATGTGCGGGGTGCTCGAATCCGCGCAGGAGCAGGGCCAGCTTGCCGGCGCCATGGCCCGGCAGGTGCTGGAGCGGGGACTGGCGGCAGGCGGCCTGCCCGTGCGCGTCAACACCAAGGGCATCGTGGTGGTGAACCTCCGGACGGCGGACAGGCTGAAGGTCCAAATCCCCTTCGAGATCATCGAAGCGGCGGAAGTGGTGCTCAAATGA
- a CDS encoding PilZ domain-containing protein, producing the protein MCALWKKKPAGPAPRGRADAVSEILGEAVSQRVRACLTFLDDVTNIKDLVVSFEEADAEGVVVRIPSLCGMPENWIGAPVVCHFRINDAQREKRMLFFKFSTSVIAVEPTTDGEVRIGLAAPEALENAQQRRCVRVAVDSARVPLFSLWLGLPEGTRIAGNSPRIVSGNAASACVRMGNLSTTGLRLIVRTDAEGALASELQDAQGCAFYFEAKREDADTTEAFFANAKLRNVQCEAGREEALLGFEFLAEGAIDDDGCIKWEPLKSGEITGLGPFVFKWNLTDFCKGRTMQ; encoded by the coding sequence ATGTGCGCCCTATGGAAAAAGAAGCCCGCCGGTCCTGCGCCCCGGGGAAGGGCCGATGCGGTCTCGGAAATTCTTGGCGAAGCCGTCAGCCAAAGGGTGCGCGCCTGTTTGACCTTTTTGGACGACGTGACGAACATCAAGGATCTTGTCGTCTCTTTCGAGGAAGCGGACGCGGAAGGGGTGGTCGTGCGCATCCCCTCGCTGTGCGGGATGCCGGAGAATTGGATCGGAGCGCCTGTTGTCTGCCACTTCCGAATCAACGATGCGCAACGCGAAAAGCGGATGCTGTTTTTCAAGTTTTCCACCAGCGTCATCGCCGTGGAGCCAACAACGGACGGGGAGGTGCGCATCGGGCTTGCAGCGCCCGAGGCGCTGGAGAACGCGCAGCAGCGTCGTTGTGTCCGGGTCGCTGTGGACAGCGCCCGTGTGCCTCTGTTTTCCCTGTGGCTCGGCCTGCCGGAAGGGACCAGGATTGCCGGGAACAGCCCCCGGATCGTCAGCGGAAACGCCGCGAGCGCCTGTGTCCGCATGGGGAATCTCTCCACAACGGGTCTGCGGCTCATTGTGCGGACCGATGCCGAGGGGGCGCTGGCTTCCGAGTTGCAGGACGCGCAGGGCTGCGCGTTCTATTTTGAGGCCAAGCGTGAGGATGCCGACACCACGGAGGCGTTTTTCGCCAACGCGAAATTGCGCAACGTCCAATGCGAGGCCGGAAGGGAGGAGGCGTTGCTCGGATTCGAGTTCCTGGCCGAAGGGGCCATTGACGATGACGGCTGCATCAAATGGGAGCCGCTCAAGTCCGGCGAGATCACCGGCCTGGGGCCATTTGTCTTCAAATGGAATCTGACCGACTTTTGCAAGGGCAGGACCATGCAGTAG
- a CDS encoding PAS domain S-box protein: protein MSPQPAGPVRRFTASRYLAPVLSIVAVGVLVTTLVAYFYTRATVENLAQGQITQALSFLDREITMQTHDMVMQTNLMAQEDVLRLALEDSYLGRSARVAAQRKLDAYVRNGAFDRAYLMNLRGRLVLASDQTLTEHLIISDRRYFTQAAAGHHVLETLTVSRVTGRPTLVSSTPLRDPGGSVIGVVVGLISIDAFAREMLNDSRIGQSGGAYLMNRDGAVLGTPGWAAPGAFGVRAANGQAASHAQQLLANARQGGVFRFTRNGARRMCISRLNETTQWVLVLEADEDEVLAPATRLAAVSGAISLVTLLTVFLALGALRRLMTSLRNSEADHRALTELSPVGIVTFGASGRPEYLNRQARTILDIPPDGPPPRTIDLEDGEGQPLEGPNSPFAQVLRDRASIVGLLVWRRSAADERKALYLNATPLAVEGREVHGVVATLEDITERMRALELLHQSEERFSSLFRLSPDSIVLSDLDSGLVVDVNETFCETHGRDREEVIGKTVADLGLYTDPRQLEDLVDRVRRFGQVLNEEVIGHRGDGQEMILSLSSQVMEIGEAKYRMTVARDVTERHRAEQELRENRRLLESILNTVPLSIFWKDKNCVFLGCNKAFARALGFTTPMDVIGKTDFDLPLSPEASASYRLDDQQVMASMTPKLGFVEPLVLDDGRHIWLETSKLPLLDEDGAAVGVLGMFQDITERLEAEEQLRQSEERFSRLFRYSPEAMALVDTDDNRFADANEAFQKLTGYSNQELIGKDSAGMAFYAKESSRAVIHEMIRKDGHVEHYEFEGRKKDGQIIQCAISCHLITIGDKRYILGLVRDVTELKKMQEMMIQTEKMISVGGIAAGIAHEINNPLGIVLQAAQNLVQRTKPDFKKNIETAKRLGLEMDTLAKYMQERKLDVFIADIQAAAVRASAIIRHMLDFSRSSESRRKICDLPAIIDKAITLAGSDYDLKKSYDFKRIRLIRDYADDLPAVNCTETEIEQVLLNLLRNSAQALAEATSQDQEPVITIRAASAGEYVRIEIEDNGPGMPPDVQRRVFEPFYTTKPPGVGTGLGLSVSYFIITKGHGGRMSVRSQPGEGTRFSIELPTEHDAEAPQ, encoded by the coding sequence ATGAGCCCACAGCCTGCCGGTCCCGTGCGCCGCTTCACCGCCAGCCGCTACCTGGCCCCGGTGCTGAGCATAGTGGCCGTGGGCGTGCTGGTGACCACGCTTGTGGCCTACTTCTACACCAGGGCCACGGTGGAGAATCTCGCGCAGGGGCAAATCACCCAGGCCCTGAGCTTCCTGGACCGCGAGATCACCATGCAGACCCACGACATGGTCATGCAGACCAACCTCATGGCCCAGGAGGACGTGCTGCGCCTGGCCCTGGAGGACTCCTACCTGGGGCGCTCGGCCCGGGTTGCGGCCCAGCGCAAGCTCGACGCCTACGTGCGCAACGGGGCCTTTGACCGCGCATACCTCATGAATCTCCGGGGCAGGCTTGTCCTGGCCTCCGACCAGACCCTGACCGAGCACCTGATCATTTCCGACAGGCGCTACTTCACCCAGGCGGCGGCCGGGCACCACGTCCTGGAAACGCTCACCGTCTCGCGCGTGACCGGACGGCCAACGCTGGTCAGCTCCACGCCCCTGCGCGACCCGGGGGGCTCCGTTATCGGCGTGGTGGTGGGGCTTATCAGCATCGACGCCTTTGCGCGCGAGATGCTCAACGACTCGCGCATCGGCCAGTCCGGGGGAGCCTACCTCATGAACCGGGACGGCGCGGTGCTCGGCACGCCGGGCTGGGCTGCTCCCGGCGCTTTCGGCGTGCGCGCGGCCAACGGCCAGGCGGCCAGCCATGCGCAGCAACTGCTGGCCAACGCGCGCCAGGGCGGCGTGTTCCGCTTCACCCGCAACGGCGCCCGCCGCATGTGCATCAGCCGCCTGAACGAGACCACGCAGTGGGTGCTGGTGTTGGAGGCCGACGAGGACGAGGTGCTGGCCCCGGCGACCCGGCTGGCCGCGGTAAGCGGCGCCATCTCCCTGGTCACGCTGCTCACCGTGTTTTTGGCCCTGGGCGCCCTGCGCCGCCTCATGACCAGCCTGCGCAATTCCGAGGCCGACCACCGCGCCCTCACCGAGCTCTCCCCTGTGGGCATCGTCACCTTCGGAGCGTCTGGAAGACCGGAGTACCTGAACCGGCAGGCCAGGACCATCCTGGACATCCCGCCGGACGGGCCGCCGCCCAGGACCATCGACCTGGAGGACGGCGAGGGGCAGCCCCTGGAAGGCCCGAACTCGCCCTTTGCCCAAGTCCTGCGGGACCGCGCCTCCATCGTAGGGCTGCTGGTCTGGCGGCGGAGCGCGGCCGACGAGCGCAAGGCCCTGTATCTGAACGCCACCCCCCTTGCCGTGGAAGGCCGCGAAGTGCATGGCGTGGTGGCCACGCTGGAGGACATCACCGAGCGGATGCGCGCCCTGGAGCTGCTGCACCAGTCCGAGGAACGCTTTTCGAGCCTGTTCCGCCTTTCGCCAGACAGCATCGTCCTCTCCGACCTTGACAGCGGGCTGGTGGTGGACGTGAACGAGACCTTCTGCGAGACCCATGGCCGGGACCGCGAGGAGGTGATCGGCAAGACCGTGGCCGACCTTGGGCTCTACACCGACCCGCGGCAGCTGGAGGACCTGGTGGACCGCGTGCGCCGCTTCGGCCAGGTGCTGAACGAGGAAGTCATCGGCCACAGGGGCGACGGCCAGGAGATGATCCTCTCGCTCTCCAGCCAGGTCATGGAGATCGGCGAGGCCAAATACCGCATGACCGTGGCCCGCGACGTGACCGAGCGGCACAGGGCCGAGCAGGAACTGCGGGAGAACCGCAGGCTGCTGGAGAGCATCCTGAACACTGTGCCCCTGTCCATTTTCTGGAAGGACAAGAACTGCGTGTTCCTGGGCTGCAACAAGGCCTTCGCCAGGGCTCTGGGCTTTACCACCCCCATGGATGTCATCGGCAAGACCGATTTCGACCTGCCGCTGTCGCCGGAGGCCAGCGCCTCGTACCGCCTGGACGACCAGCAGGTCATGGCCAGCATGACGCCCAAGCTGGGCTTCGTGGAGCCCCTGGTCCTGGACGATGGCAGGCATATTTGGCTTGAGACAAGCAAGCTGCCCCTGCTGGACGAGGACGGAGCGGCCGTGGGCGTGCTGGGCATGTTCCAGGACATCACCGAGCGGCTGGAGGCCGAGGAGCAGCTCCGCCAGTCAGAGGAGCGCTTCTCCCGGCTGTTCCGCTACTCGCCGGAGGCCATGGCCCTGGTGGACACCGACGACAACCGCTTCGCCGACGCGAACGAGGCCTTCCAGAAGCTCACCGGCTACAGCAACCAGGAGCTGATCGGCAAGGACTCGGCAGGCATGGCCTTCTACGCCAAAGAATCCAGCCGCGCCGTCATCCACGAGATGATCCGCAAGGACGGACACGTGGAGCACTACGAGTTCGAAGGGCGCAAGAAGGACGGCCAGATCATCCAGTGCGCCATCTCCTGCCACCTCATCACCATAGGGGACAAACGCTACATTCTGGGCCTTGTGCGCGACGTGACCGAGCTGAAGAAAATGCAGGAGATGATGATCCAGACCGAGAAGATGATCTCGGTGGGCGGCATCGCCGCCGGCATCGCACACGAGATCAACAACCCCCTGGGCATCGTGCTGCAGGCCGCCCAGAACCTGGTGCAACGCACCAAGCCGGACTTCAAGAAAAACATCGAGACGGCGAAACGCCTGGGGCTTGAGATGGACACCCTGGCCAAGTACATGCAGGAACGCAAGCTCGACGTCTTCATAGCGGACATCCAGGCCGCCGCAGTTCGCGCTTCGGCCATCATCCGGCACATGCTCGACTTCAGCCGCTCCAGCGAATCGCGCCGGAAGATCTGCGACCTGCCCGCCATCATCGACAAGGCGATTACCCTGGCCGGCAGCGACTACGACCTGAAAAAGAGCTACGACTTCAAGCGCATCCGGCTCATACGGGACTATGCGGACGACCTGCCCGCAGTGAATTGCACGGAAACGGAGATCGAACAGGTGCTGCTGAACCTGTTGCGCAATTCGGCCCAGGCCCTTGCAGAGGCCACAAGCCAAGACCAGGAGCCCGTCATCACCATCCGCGCCGCCAGCGCAGGCGAATATGTGCGCATCGAGATCGAGGACAACGGGCCGGGAATGCCGCCGGATGTGCAGCGCCGGGTGTTCGAACCCTTCTACACCACCAAGCCGCCGGGAGTGGGCACCGGGCTCGGCCTGTCCGTGTCCTATTTCATCATCACCAAAGGCCACGGAGGCAGGATGAGCGTGCGCTCCCAACCCGGAGAAGGGACGCGCTTCAGCATCGAGCTGCCGACGGAACACGACGCGGAGGCCCCCCAGTGA